In the Malaya genurostris strain Urasoe2022 chromosome 1, Malgen_1.1, whole genome shotgun sequence genome, one interval contains:
- the LOC131425088 gene encoding cystathionine gamma-lyase isoform X2: MAVVPPISMSTTFKQFGPAQHAGFEYGRSGNPTRNVLETCIAALDNGKYGLTFSSGLGVTTAIITMLKAGDNIVAGDDLYGGTNRLLRNVAMNMNISIDFVDATDLAKVENALKPNTKLVWIETPTNPLLKVIDIEAVCAIVHKVPGITVVVDNTFLSSYLQRPLDLGADIVMYSLTKYMNGHSDVIMGAAVMNDEALYEKLKFLQNATGIVPSPFDCYLVNRSLKTLALRMERHKSNSLAVAKFLEKHPKIERVLHPGLPSHPQHELAKRQTFGHSGIMSFYIKGGLKESTLFLKSLEVFTLAESLGGYESLAELPSVMTHASVPEEQRAVLGITDGLIRISVGLEDVDDLIMDLKQSLDKL; this comes from the exons ATGGCAGTTGTACCTCCTATAAGTATGAGTACTACATTTAAACAATTTGGTCCAGCCCAGCACGCA GGTTTTGAATATGGACGCAGCGGGAATCCAACTCGAAACGTATTGGAAACATGTATTGCGGCTTTAGATAATGGAAAATATGGGCTAACGTTCTCCTCGGGTCTTGGTGTGACGACAGCCATTATAACGATGCTAAAAGCCGGTGACAATATTGTAGCAGGTGACGATTTGTATGGTGGTACCAATCGCCTATTAAGAAATGTAGCCATGAATATGAACATTTCTATCGATTTTGTGGATGCTACAGATTTAGCTAAGGTAGAAAATGCATTGAAACCAAATACTAAGCTGGTTTGGATTGAAACCCCAACGAATCCACTGCTTAAGGTTATCGATATAGAGGCGGTGTGTGCAATCGTGCATAAAGTTCCAGGG ATTACAGTCGTTGTGGACAACACCTTTTTGTCTTCTTATCTTCAGCGTCCATTGGATTTGGGTGCGGACATTGTCATGTACTCTTTAACCAAGTACATGAATGGGCATTCCGATGTTATTATGGGTGCTGCTGTTATGAACGACGAAGCCTTATATGAAAAGCTCAAATTTCTTCAAAATG CAACTGGCATTGTGCCATCTCCCTTTGATTGCTACTTGGTGAATCGTAGTCTGAAGACACTTGCTCTGCGCATGGAACGACACAAATCTAATTCGTTAGCTGTTGCCAAGTTTTTGGAGAAGCATCCAAAAATAGAACGAGTGTTACATCCTGGTCTGCCTTCACATCCCCAGCATGAATTGGCTAAACGTCAAACTTTCGGTCATAGTGGCATTATGTCTTTCTACATCAAGGGTGGTTTAAAAGAATCTACATTATTTCTAAAGTCGTTGGAAGTTTTTACACTAGCCGAGAGTTTGGGAGGCTACGAGAGTCTTGCCGAGCTTCCATCAGTTATGACTCATGCATCAGTACCGGAGGAACAACGCGCTGTTCTAGGAATAACCGATGGGCTTATTCGAATATCGGTTGGCCTTGAGGATGTAGATGATTTAATTATGGACTTGAAACAGTCCTTAGATAAGCTATAA
- the LOC131425088 gene encoding cystathionine gamma-lyase isoform X1 produces the protein MSIDKKNIVIERNVAEDGFLAQPKGFTTKAIHVGQDPDQWKSMAVVPPISMSTTFKQFGPAQHAGFEYGRSGNPTRNVLETCIAALDNGKYGLTFSSGLGVTTAIITMLKAGDNIVAGDDLYGGTNRLLRNVAMNMNISIDFVDATDLAKVENALKPNTKLVWIETPTNPLLKVIDIEAVCAIVHKVPGITVVVDNTFLSSYLQRPLDLGADIVMYSLTKYMNGHSDVIMGAAVMNDEALYEKLKFLQNATGIVPSPFDCYLVNRSLKTLALRMERHKSNSLAVAKFLEKHPKIERVLHPGLPSHPQHELAKRQTFGHSGIMSFYIKGGLKESTLFLKSLEVFTLAESLGGYESLAELPSVMTHASVPEEQRAVLGITDGLIRISVGLEDVDDLIMDLKQSLDKL, from the exons GAATGTAGCTGAGGACGGCTTTCTCGCCCAGCCGAAAGGATTTACCACGAAAGCGATTCATGTTGGTCAAGATCCAGATCAATGGAAAAGCATGGCAGTTGTACCTCCTATAAGTATGAGTACTACATTTAAACAATTTGGTCCAGCCCAGCACGCA GGTTTTGAATATGGACGCAGCGGGAATCCAACTCGAAACGTATTGGAAACATGTATTGCGGCTTTAGATAATGGAAAATATGGGCTAACGTTCTCCTCGGGTCTTGGTGTGACGACAGCCATTATAACGATGCTAAAAGCCGGTGACAATATTGTAGCAGGTGACGATTTGTATGGTGGTACCAATCGCCTATTAAGAAATGTAGCCATGAATATGAACATTTCTATCGATTTTGTGGATGCTACAGATTTAGCTAAGGTAGAAAATGCATTGAAACCAAATACTAAGCTGGTTTGGATTGAAACCCCAACGAATCCACTGCTTAAGGTTATCGATATAGAGGCGGTGTGTGCAATCGTGCATAAAGTTCCAGGG ATTACAGTCGTTGTGGACAACACCTTTTTGTCTTCTTATCTTCAGCGTCCATTGGATTTGGGTGCGGACATTGTCATGTACTCTTTAACCAAGTACATGAATGGGCATTCCGATGTTATTATGGGTGCTGCTGTTATGAACGACGAAGCCTTATATGAAAAGCTCAAATTTCTTCAAAATG CAACTGGCATTGTGCCATCTCCCTTTGATTGCTACTTGGTGAATCGTAGTCTGAAGACACTTGCTCTGCGCATGGAACGACACAAATCTAATTCGTTAGCTGTTGCCAAGTTTTTGGAGAAGCATCCAAAAATAGAACGAGTGTTACATCCTGGTCTGCCTTCACATCCCCAGCATGAATTGGCTAAACGTCAAACTTTCGGTCATAGTGGCATTATGTCTTTCTACATCAAGGGTGGTTTAAAAGAATCTACATTATTTCTAAAGTCGTTGGAAGTTTTTACACTAGCCGAGAGTTTGGGAGGCTACGAGAGTCTTGCCGAGCTTCCATCAGTTATGACTCATGCATCAGTACCGGAGGAACAACGCGCTGTTCTAGGAATAACCGATGGGCTTATTCGAATATCGGTTGGCCTTGAGGATGTAGATGATTTAATTATGGACTTGAAACAGTCCTTAGATAAGCTATAA